Proteins from one Chromatiales bacterium genomic window:
- a CDS encoding 2-oxoacid:ferredoxin oxidoreductase subunit beta has protein sequence MTNPKYERKDFVAREDVRWCPGCGDYAVLSQVQRVMPEICERLQLRRENIVFVSGIGCSSRFPYYMNTYGFHTIHGRAPAIATGLQLCRPDLLVWVVTGDGDGLSIGTNHLVHCLRRNVNVKILLFNNRIYGLTKGQFSPTSEKGKKTKSSPMGSIEQPIKPLSMALASEATFVARASATDGKNLQEILLRAACHRGSAFVEILQNCNVFNDGAFESFTSAATRQDRSLYLQHGAPMIFGANRDRAIRLRAGFPEIVRLDEFPEKELLVFNESAAHPGLAYMLSELDEQAFPVPMGVFRCVDRSPFDELLDEQIATAVAKRGKGKLLEYINSGDTWKVAAP, from the coding sequence ATGACAAATCCGAAATATGAACGAAAGGACTTTGTCGCCAGGGAGGATGTGCGCTGGTGCCCGGGATGTGGCGACTATGCGGTGCTGTCCCAGGTCCAGCGGGTCATGCCCGAGATATGCGAGCGCTTGCAGCTTCGACGCGAAAATATCGTATTTGTCTCGGGAATCGGCTGTTCAAGCCGATTCCCGTACTACATGAACACCTACGGTTTCCACACGATACATGGGCGCGCTCCGGCCATCGCAACCGGGCTGCAGCTGTGCCGGCCTGATTTGCTGGTGTGGGTGGTCACTGGTGACGGAGACGGCCTGAGTATCGGCACCAATCATCTGGTGCACTGCCTTCGCCGCAACGTCAATGTGAAGATCCTGCTGTTCAACAATCGCATCTACGGGCTTACCAAGGGCCAGTTCTCGCCGACCTCCGAGAAAGGCAAGAAAACCAAGTCGAGCCCGATGGGGAGTATCGAGCAGCCGATAAAGCCCTTGTCGATGGCGCTTGCATCGGAAGCGACGTTTGTCGCACGGGCCAGTGCGACAGACGGGAAGAATCTGCAGGAGATCCTGTTGCGCGCGGCATGTCATCGGGGTTCGGCGTTCGTGGAGATCCTGCAGAATTGCAACGTCTTCAATGACGGCGCCTTTGAGTCATTTACTTCGGCAGCCACACGTCAGGACCGTTCGCTTTACCTCCAGCATGGGGCCCCGATGATCTTCGGGGCCAACAGGGATCGCGCGATCCGGTTGCGTGCAGGCTTTCCGGAAATTGTCCGGCTCGATGAGTTCCCGGAGAAAGAGCTTCTGGTATTCAACGAGAGCGCCGCGCATCCGGGCCTCGCATATATGCTGAGCGAACTCGACGAGCAGGCCTTCCCCGTGCCAATGGGCGTGTTCCGGTGCGTTGACCGCAGTCCATTCGATGAACTGCTAGATGAGCAGATTGCAACCGCAGTCGCGAAGCGCGGCAAAGGCAAGCTTCTCGAATACATCAACTCAGGCGACACCTGGAAGGTCGCCGCGCCCTAG
- a CDS encoding 2-oxoacid:acceptor oxidoreductase subunit alpha, which yields MASHRESPEKPGKARQFKEMDHAIVRFAGDSGDGIQLTGSLFTHDSAVLGHDVSTLPEYPAEIRAPAGTRAGVSSFQLNFSSAEIHTPGDRPHMLLALNPAALAVHLADLMPGGTIVLDDDAFDTAGLGKAGFSGTDPRDDGTLAGYQVYRVPITTLTLEAVRPLGLDKKQASLCKNMFMLGLVAWIYDRSASSVEKQIDSLLERKTAQPAMLEKYREQAKANKLAFRAGYNYADTVEVFVCRYAVGKAKLLPGTYRRVTGNEATALGFLAASVISQRSLLYASYPITPASDILHELSRYRHFGVRTVQAEDEIAAIAMAIGAAYGGCLGLTGTSGPGVALKTEAVGLAVMAELPVVIVNVQRGGPSTGLPTKTEQSDLLQAIHGRNGECPVAVLAAHSPAHCFEMAIEAFRIAIRYMTPVFLLSDGSIANGTEPWRTPEQSELPAIDLPQAVPAGDYQVYARDPATLARQWVAPGTPGLEHCLGGLEKQDISGKVSHDSANHQRMVQLRMEKIRGIAKDIPELTVFGPAQGDLLVLGWGGTFGAIHHAVERAQRRGLSVAASQLDYLNPFPANLGSVLRSYRQILIPELNAGQLRMLIRAQFLVDAAGLNKITGQPFRTSEIEQEILRLLGVQAGNRGDSPNEAIHGTMGA from the coding sequence ATGGCCTCCCATCGCGAGTCGCCGGAAAAGCCCGGAAAAGCCCGCCAGTTCAAGGAAATGGACCATGCGATCGTGCGCTTTGCCGGCGATTCAGGCGATGGTATCCAGCTGACTGGTTCGCTGTTCACGCACGATTCGGCTGTCCTGGGCCACGACGTCAGCACCCTGCCCGAGTATCCGGCCGAGATCCGGGCGCCAGCCGGCACGCGGGCCGGGGTCAGCAGTTTTCAGCTGAACTTCAGCTCCGCCGAGATACATACTCCGGGCGACCGGCCGCACATGCTTCTCGCCCTGAACCCTGCGGCGCTTGCCGTGCATCTGGCCGATCTCATGCCGGGTGGAACGATTGTTCTCGACGATGACGCCTTCGATACGGCAGGTCTCGGCAAAGCCGGATTTTCAGGCACCGATCCCCGCGACGACGGTACGCTTGCCGGATACCAGGTCTACCGGGTGCCCATCACCACGCTGACCCTTGAAGCGGTGCGGCCGCTGGGGCTGGACAAGAAACAGGCGTCCCTGTGCAAGAACATGTTCATGCTGGGGCTGGTCGCATGGATCTATGACCGATCTGCGAGCTCGGTGGAAAAGCAGATCGACTCGTTGCTCGAGCGCAAGACCGCCCAGCCTGCGATGCTTGAAAAGTACAGGGAGCAGGCCAAAGCGAACAAGCTGGCGTTTCGCGCCGGTTACAACTATGCCGATACGGTGGAAGTGTTTGTCTGCCGGTATGCCGTCGGCAAGGCGAAACTCCTGCCCGGAACCTACCGGCGGGTAACCGGCAATGAAGCGACTGCTCTCGGCTTTCTCGCGGCTTCGGTCATCAGTCAGAGGTCTCTCCTGTACGCCTCCTATCCGATCACGCCGGCAAGCGACATTCTTCATGAACTGTCCAGATATCGTCATTTCGGCGTGCGTACCGTGCAGGCCGAAGACGAGATCGCCGCCATCGCAATGGCAATTGGCGCAGCCTATGGCGGGTGCCTGGGGCTGACCGGCACCAGCGGACCCGGTGTCGCGCTGAAAACCGAGGCGGTAGGTCTGGCGGTGATGGCCGAGCTGCCGGTGGTCATCGTCAACGTGCAGCGAGGGGGGCCGTCGACGGGGTTGCCGACCAAGACCGAACAATCAGACCTCTTGCAGGCAATCCATGGCCGGAACGGCGAGTGTCCTGTTGCGGTGCTTGCCGCACACAGTCCTGCGCATTGCTTTGAAATGGCAATCGAGGCATTTCGCATCGCCATCCGCTACATGACCCCGGTATTCCTGCTCTCGGACGGGTCGATCGCGAACGGTACGGAGCCATGGCGCACGCCGGAACAATCGGAATTGCCGGCAATCGACCTGCCGCAAGCCGTACCCGCCGGTGACTATCAGGTCTATGCCCGGGATCCCGCGACACTGGCCAGGCAATGGGTTGCGCCGGGTACGCCCGGACTCGAGCATTGCCTTGGTGGTCTCGAGAAGCAGGATATCAGTGGCAAGGTCAGCCACGACTCGGCGAATCATCAGCGCATGGTGCAATTGAGAATGGAGAAGATCCGGGGTATCGCGAAGGACATACCCGAATTGACGGTCTTCGGTCCCGCACAGGGCGACCTGCTGGTGCTTGGCTGGGGTGGCACCTTCGGCGCAATTCACCACGCAGTAGAGCGTGCGCAGCGGCGGGGCCTTTCCGTGGCGGCATCGCAACTGGATTATCTGAATCCCTTTCCCGCAAACCTTGGCAGTGTTCTGCGCAGTTACCGGCAGATCCTGATTCCGGAGCTGAATGCCGGCCAGTTGAGAATGCTGATCCGCGCCCAATTCCTGGTCGATGCCGCAGGCCTGAACAAGATCACCGGGCAGCCATTCAGGACCAGCGAAATCGAGCAGGAAATTCTCAGGCTGCTCGGTGTTCAGGCCGGAAACAGGGGAGATTCCCCAAATGAAGCAATTCACGGGACGATGGGCGCATGA
- a CDS encoding GntR family transcriptional regulator encodes MNADSRNTSDPRTRPPRYVRVYTTLREWIRNGKYGPGDKIATEDEIGKLFKVSRITTRKAIDLLVEDELVYRVHGKGTYVAKNVRERGGVENVHARIRTARGLAQRSKVTKVNVSEIDADSRVATDLKIPVGQRVTKVSYVRVFRGVPAAYVEAHVPADRAEIRASDLGSMTILAILEKQGIQIGEAHQLIGATLADSHLAAMLDSAVGAPLLTIEQIVMDTSNRPVERFFTWYNCEQYEHPALVFDRNTLEFVHGVAATR; translated from the coding sequence ATGAACGCGGACTCCAGGAACACCAGCGACCCCCGGACCAGGCCCCCCCGCTATGTTCGGGTATATACAACGCTGCGGGAGTGGATCCGGAACGGCAAGTACGGACCGGGCGACAAGATTGCCACGGAAGACGAAATCGGCAAGCTCTTCAAGGTGTCGCGAATCACGACGCGCAAGGCCATCGATCTGCTGGTAGAGGATGAACTTGTCTACCGGGTGCACGGCAAGGGAACCTATGTTGCGAAGAACGTGCGGGAACGCGGCGGCGTCGAAAATGTTCATGCACGAATCCGCACAGCCCGGGGTCTCGCACAGCGAAGCAAAGTTACAAAGGTCAACGTCTCTGAAATCGACGCTGACTCACGAGTTGCAACTGATCTGAAAATTCCCGTAGGCCAGCGCGTAACCAAGGTTTCCTACGTTCGTGTTTTTCGTGGTGTACCTGCCGCTTATGTTGAGGCCCACGTCCCGGCAGATCGTGCAGAGATCAGGGCAAGCGACCTCGGCTCGATGACCATACTGGCGATCCTGGAAAAACAGGGCATCCAGATCGGCGAGGCTCATCAGCTGATAGGTGCAACGCTTGCTGATTCCCATCTTGCGGCCATGCTTGATTCCGCGGTGGGCGCACCACTGCTGACCATAGAACAGATTGTCATGGATACAAGCAATCGGCCCGTCGAGCGTTTTTTCACCTGGTACAACTGCGAGCAGTATGAACACCCGGCCCTGGTTTTCGATCGCAACACCCTCGAGTTTGTGCACGGCGTAGCGGCAACGCGCTAG